The sequence GGGAGCGATCTTCCCGGACTCTGCGGAGAAAGCCGCAGAGTTCGTCTGGAAGTCGGATGCGTACAACATTCCACTGCTCTATCTCGCCGATACGCCCGGATTCATGGCCGGATCGCAGGTCGAGAAGGAGGGGATTCTCGAGCAGGGCAAGAAGATGATCTACGCCACTTCCGAGGCGACGGTCCCGAAGCAGAGCGTGGTCGTCCGAAAGGCGTACGGAGCAGGTATCTACGCCATGAGCGGACCGGCCTACGATCCCGAGAGTACCCTCGCGCTCCCGAGTGGTGAGATCGCCATCATGGGGCCGGAGGCCGCGATCAATGCCGTCTATGCGAACAAACTGGCCGAGTACGACGACGAGGACGAACGGGCCGAACGCGAGCGGGAACTCCGCGAGGCGTACCGGGAGGAGATCGACGCCCATCGCATGGCCAGCGAGGTGGTCATCGACGAGATCGTGCCGCCGAGCGATCTTCGGAGCGAACTGATCCAGCGCTTCGAGGTCTACGAGGACGTCGACAAACAGCGCCCAACGAAAAAACATGGGACCGTCCTCTGAGACTGGGACGCCAGGCCGGTCAGTCTGCGAACTCGCGTTTCAACGAGAGGACGGTCCGGTCGAACTCGCAGACGAGTTCGTCGTCCTGATTGAACGCCTCGACGTGCATCACGACGATGCCGCGCTCGCCATCGCTGGTCTCGCGTTTCTCGGTGACCGTCGACTGGGCGTGGATGGTGTCGCCGTGGAAGACTGGCGAGGGGTGCTCGACCTCGTCGTAGGAGAGGTTCGCGACGATGGTTCCGTCGGTCGTCTCGGGGATGGAGATTCCCACCGCGAGCGACATGGTATAGAGACCGTTGACCACTCGTTCGCCGAACTGGGTCTCCGCCGCGAATTCGGCGTCGAGGTGGAGGGGTTGCTGATTCATCGTCATATCGCAAAAGCGCTGGTTATCGCTCTCGGTGACGGTTCGACGCGCGGCGTGTTCGATCGTCTCGCCGATCTCGAACTCCTCGTAGTACCGTCCAGGCATGTGGTGAGCCTCGCGGTCGACCGGCATAACTTCCGGGGCGATCATCACCTCCTTGCGCCGACGACCATAGTCATCCGTCCCACGGGCCAATCTACAAGACAGGGGGGTTCGTCTGTGCCCTATGGCACGTCGTTCGCTGCTGTTCACCCCTGGCGATCGACCGTCGATGATGCGCAAGGCCCCCGAAGCCGGTGCGGACGTCCTCGTATTCGACCTCGAGGATGCGGTCTCACCAGACGCGAAGGATGCGGCCCGGGCGGCCGTCCGGGACGTTTTGAGCGATCCATCTTTCGATCCCGCTGTGGAGGTATTCGTCCGACTGAATCCGGTTGGGCTGTCTGCGGACGAGGACCTCGACGTTCTTGCCGAGGCCGATGGTCGCCCGGACGGCGTGATGCTCCCGAAGATAGGCGACGCCGACGATGTGACCACCGGGGCGCGAATGCTCGAGGAACACGATTTCCCCCAGCGAATCATCCCCCTCGCCGAGTCCGCTGGTGGCGTGCTCCACGCCGAGGGCATCGCCGCGGCGGATGCGACGGTCGCCATCGCGTTCGGTGCCGAGGACCTTGCGGCAGATATCGGCGCGACCCGAACTGAAGAGGGTGTGGAGGTTCTTCATGCACGTGAACACGTGGTACTCGCCGCCGGGGCCGCAGGTGTGGATGCAATCGATACGGTCTTCACGGATTTCGAGGACACGGCGGGACTCGAGGAGGATGCCAGGTTCGCCGTTCGACTCGGATACGACGGAAAGCTGGCGATCCATCCCGATCAGGTCGACCCGATCAATCGGGCATTTACTCCTGACGGTGCGGACGTGGAGTGGGCTCGTCGCGTGGTGGCCGCCCGCGAAGAGAGCGGCCAGGGCGTGTTCAGCGTGGACGGCGAGATGATCGACGCCCCGTTGCTTGCCCAGGCCGAGCGCATCCTCGAACGGGCCGACGCAGCAGATTCTTCCTGATTGTTAACATTTGACCTGGTATTTGTTATCGTCGTCACTCTTATCTCACGATGGGTGAATTGTTAACCGTCATGGCCGAGGAGAACCCATTCGAAAGTCTACAGTCGCAACTGGACGCGGCGGCGGCCCACCTCGATATCGGAGACGACGAACTCACACGGCTCAAACATCCACAGCGGATCCTCGAGTTGAACCTCTCCGTGGAGCTAGACGACGACAGTATCGGTAGCTTCCGGGCATTTCGCTCCCAGTTCAACGACGACCGTGGGCCCTACAAGGGCGGCATCAGGTACCATCCGGGCGTCAGTCGCGACGAGGTGAAAGCCCTCTCCGGCTGGATGACGTACAAGACCGCCATCGTCGACATCCCGCTCGGTGGAGCGAAAGGCGGGATCGTCATCGATCCGGCCGAGTACAGCGAAGCGGAACTGGAGCGCATCACTCGATCGTATGCCGTCGAACTCCGACCGATCATCGGGGAAGACCAGGACATCCCCGCACCGGACGTGAACACCGGCCAACGGGAGATGAACTGGATCAAGGACACCTACGAGACGCTGGAGAACGTCACCGAACCCGGCGTCATCACCGGAAAGGACCTCGACTCCGGCGGAAGCGAGGGACGCGTCGAAGCGACGGGTCGCTCGGTGGTCCTTGCCGCACGAGAGGCGTTCGATTACCTCGGAAAGGACCTCGAGGGCGCCACCGTCGCCGTACAGGGCTACGGCAACGCTGGCTGGATATCGGCCAAACTCATCGACGAGATGGGGGCGACCGTCGTCGCCGTCAGCGATTCGAGTGGCGGTATCTACCGGGAGGCGGGCCTCGATCCGGCGACGATCAAGGACGTCAAGCGCGACCAGGGGTCCGTCGTGGAGTACACTGCCGTGGACGAGATGATCACGAACGAGGAACTGCTCACCCTCGACGTCGACCTGCTGATTCCCGCGGCCCTGGAGAACGCCATCGATGCGGAAATCGCGACGGAGGTTTCGGCGGACGTCATCTCGGAGGCGGCAAACGGGCCGTTGACACCCGGTGCAGACGAGGTCCTCGAAGACGAAGACGTCCTCGTCATCCCCGATATCCTGGCGAACGCCGGCGGTGTCACCGTCTCTTACTTCGAGTGGGTGCAGAACCGGCAGCGTTTCTACTGGTCCGAGGAACGCGTGAACGAGGAACTGGAGGCGATCATCGTCGAGGCGTTCGACGACATGATCGAAGCGTACGAGGAGAACGACACGGCCAACCTTCGAACGGCGGCGTACGTGGTGGCGATGCAACGGGTCATCAACTCCTACAGCGAAGGCGGTAACTGGCCGTAACGGAGACTGACTCCCCTCTCAACCCGACTCGTCGACGTCGATTCGTCCCTCCAGGTAACGCTTGGAAGCCGGACTGAGGGTGATGTCCGCTTCCTCGAGACGAGCTTTTACTGCTTTGGCATAGGCCGACCTGATGCTGAAGACGTCACTCCGGTCCGGATCTTCGATCCAGAAGTGTACCTGGACGATGACCGCGTCGTTGCCGAACTCGTGAAGGTACGCGTGCGGTGTCGGCGCATCCAGGATGGTGTCCAGTTCGAGGGCGACGGCTTCGAGATGGTCCAACGCAACTTCGATATCGGTCTCGTAGGCGAGGCCGATGGTCTCCACGACGCGATAGTTCCCCTTCCGGTACGGTCTGGTGATCGCTTGGCTGGTCAATATCGTATTCGGGATCGTCACCAGTTCTCCATTCTGCGTCCGCACACGGGTGACGCGAAGCGTGATCGACTGGACGACGCCACTCCCGTCCGACCATTCGATGAAGTCTCCGACGTTGAACTCCGGATCGAACACCAGCGCGATTCCACTGACGATGGATCCGATGACACCCTGTGCTGCGACGCCGATGGCAAGCGTCACCGCGCCGACGACGACGGCGGAGGTGGTGAGGAATCTAACGTACCCAGCGAACCCGGCGCCGACGACGATAGCCAGGAGCAACATGACTACACGGGTGTACAGTCGGAGCCCCTCCCGAAGCGTGGGGTTGTGCCGGTTCCGACGGCGAATTATCCGAAGGAGTGTCGGTTCGACGAAGACGCGACCGATGACGATGACGGCGAAGAAGCCGACGAGAAACCATCCGAGCCGGACGAAACTGGGGAGATAATGGATCAGTCCCGCCGGACCGGTCTCGGGTTGGGCTGTCGTCGTCTGGAGGACCACGCTGTCGAGAATCGGTGCGGCTAGCATCGAGACCGGTTGTCGGGTGGCGGGAGACATCGATCGGTCACATCTGTGGCGATTCCAAGTGGTATCGGCGGATGGAACTGGGTGGGCGGGAACCCGCAGCGACTCCCTTCAGGGTCGGCCTCCAGACTAGCGGGCTTGTCGTGTGTCGACCGACGGTGGCTTCCGGGACCGTTGCCGTCAGTGCTTCGGTCAGGCTTCCGCTGGATTCGACCGTCGCTTTCGCAGTACGCTCACGGTGACGATTCCGACCACAATTGCGAGGCTGGCGAGTAGTCGCTTTCTCATGGGTGCTACACGAACTCCCACGAATCGGGGCGACATTAGTATGGAGCGACTAACCGCCACTCACTGGTGATTCGAAGCGAGTGACGACGAAGCGTGAGCAACCGACCGTTCGACGAACGGTTGCGATCCGCTCCGTATGGAGAGTACCACTCCCTGGCTGTGGTGACCACGATTGCCGATTCGCTCGGGACAACATCTTTACCCGAGGATTGGGCATGCTAATCCGATGGGCGAAGACGCCGATGATCGCGTCTACTACGTGATCAGTGACCTCCACATCGGCGGCGACGAGCAACTGGAGGAGGTCGAGTTCCTCGACGAACTCCTCTCCTTCCTCGACCGGCTCGAGCGAACCGACGAGGACGCCGAACTCGTGATAAACGGCGATGCATTCGGTCTCTGGGAGATTACGGGTGTCGAGGGAATGGCGAAATTCGACGTCCTGGAGGGGACCTACCCGGAACTGTTCGAACAGCTACGGGCGACGGGGAGCAACGTCCCGATCACGCTCGTTCCCGGTAATCACGACCACGAACTCGCGGCGTACGACGAGTACGTAGACCGGTTCGCCGAGTACAACGTCGACCTGGTCCAGCAGGAGTCGATCACACGTCGGCTCGATGGGCAAGCAATCCATTTCGAACACGGCCACCAGCAGGACCCAAACAATCGGATCGACGAGTGGGGCGATCCGAACGTGACGCCGCTTGGATACTACTACAACACTATCGTCACCAGTCGGGCCGGTCAGCTGTCGGATCGGGGTCGGTACAACTGGTTGAAAGACGTTCAGGCAATCACCCCGACCGAGCGGATGCCGGTCTGGCTGCTCTCGAAGTACTTCTATCGGGAGATGAACCCGCTTCTCCGGTACGCACTGCTCCCCTTTCTCTTGCTTTTTAACATCAGCGCGGTCCTCGCCGTGGTCGCCGGCCTCAATATCGCCGGGGTCTGGTCGACCCCGGTCGAGTGGTTCACCGCCTTCCTCGGACAGTTCGGGACCGCCGGGACGGCCTTGTGGTTCCTCCTCGCGATCAACGTGTCCGTCGCGGGTCTGCTGTTACTCGTCTACATCCCGTTGTCCCTTCTCCGCCGGGACATCAAGAAGACGATCGATCGCTTTGGCATCTTCGAGACCGGGATAACCATAGACGAGGAGGTGCCCTACGTGGAGGCCGCAAGCGAGGTCTTCGACGAGCGGCCGGATACGAGGATATTCTGCTACGGGCACACCCACCGCCCCAGACTCCAGCAGACCGACGGTGGCCTGCTCGTCAACAGTGGCACGTGGCTCAAACGGCTCCATCGACGGGACGGTATTATCGGTATTCTCCCGCCGGTGTTCTATCCCACTTACCAGCTCAGCGCCGTCAAGATCGCGGTAGAGCAGTCGGGTCGGATACGAGTCGCGTACGAGGAGTTCGAGAAGCCGAACCCGGGACCCGAGGAACTCACCCTCACCGAACGCCTGTTGACCCTGGGCCGAAAGCCGGACCCCGAGTCACCCGATGCTGTGGTGCTCGACCCCGATACGGGAGGCTCGGACGCCGAATCAACGGTCTGAGTGTGGCGACTCGCGGTTCGATGTCGTCGACTGCCTGCCTAACGCTTCTCGCACGCGGAGACATTCGATTGCTGAGACGACTTCATGGCGGACCGTTGCTGTTTCTGATGAACGATCGGGGTGAAAGAATTGAGAAATGGGGTCCTGTGGGTTACAGATACCCGGCGTCGGTCAACCGTTCGACGGCTTCCTCCAGTCGCTCCGCACTCGCGGCGTACGAGATGCGGACGTACCCGGGCGTTCCGAAGGCACTCCCCGGCACCGTGGCCACCTTTGCGTCGCGGAGCGCGTTCGTCGCCCACTCCTGATCGTCGTCGTCCACTGGCACCATCATGTAGAAGGCGCCGTCGGGGTGGGGGACGTCGACGTCGTGTTCGTCGAACAACTCGAGCAGTAGGTCTCGACGGTTCTCGAACGCGTCGACCATCTCGTCTATCTCGTCGTCCGTCTCCTCGAGTGCGGCGACGCCCGCGTGCTGGACGAAGTTCACGGCGGAGGAGACCGAGTGCGACTGGATCTTGCCCGCCTGGTCGATCAGTCCCTCCGGTGCGGCGAGGTAGCCGAGGCGCCAGCCGGTCATCGCGTAGGCCTTCGAGAAGCCGTT is a genomic window of Halanaeroarchaeum sp. HSR-CO containing:
- a CDS encoding metallophosphoesterase, which translates into the protein MGEDADDRVYYVISDLHIGGDEQLEEVEFLDELLSFLDRLERTDEDAELVINGDAFGLWEITGVEGMAKFDVLEGTYPELFEQLRATGSNVPITLVPGNHDHELAAYDEYVDRFAEYNVDLVQQESITRRLDGQAIHFEHGHQQDPNNRIDEWGDPNVTPLGYYYNTIVTSRAGQLSDRGRYNWLKDVQAITPTERMPVWLLSKYFYREMNPLLRYALLPFLLLFNISAVLAVVAGLNIAGVWSTPVEWFTAFLGQFGTAGTALWFLLAINVSVAGLLLLVYIPLSLLRRDIKKTIDRFGIFETGITIDEEVPYVEAASEVFDERPDTRIFCYGHTHRPRLQQTDGGLLVNSGTWLKRLHRRDGIIGILPPVFYPTYQLSAVKIAVEQSGRIRVAYEEFEKPNPGPEELTLTERLLTLGRKPDPESPDAVVLDPDTGGSDAESTV
- a CDS encoding MaoC family dehydratase, translating into MPVDREAHHMPGRYYEEFEIGETIEHAARRTVTESDNQRFCDMTMNQQPLHLDAEFAAETQFGERVVNGLYTMSLAVGISIPETTDGTIVANLSYDEVEHPSPVFHGDTIHAQSTVTEKRETSDGERGIVVMHVEAFNQDDELVCEFDRTVLSLKREFAD
- a CDS encoding Glu/Leu/Phe/Val dehydrogenase, whose translation is MGELLTVMAEENPFESLQSQLDAAAAHLDIGDDELTRLKHPQRILELNLSVELDDDSIGSFRAFRSQFNDDRGPYKGGIRYHPGVSRDEVKALSGWMTYKTAIVDIPLGGAKGGIVIDPAEYSEAELERITRSYAVELRPIIGEDQDIPAPDVNTGQREMNWIKDTYETLENVTEPGVITGKDLDSGGSEGRVEATGRSVVLAAREAFDYLGKDLEGATVAVQGYGNAGWISAKLIDEMGATVVAVSDSSGGIYREAGLDPATIKDVKRDQGSVVEYTAVDEMITNEELLTLDVDLLIPAALENAIDAEIATEVSADVISEAANGPLTPGADEVLEDEDVLVIPDILANAGGVTVSYFEWVQNRQRFYWSEERVNEELEAIIVEAFDDMIEAYEENDTANLRTAAYVVAMQRVINSYSEGGNWP
- a CDS encoding mechanosensitive ion channel family protein, which translates into the protein MLAAPILDSVVLQTTTAQPETGPAGLIHYLPSFVRLGWFLVGFFAVIVIGRVFVEPTLLRIIRRRNRHNPTLREGLRLYTRVVMLLLAIVVGAGFAGYVRFLTTSAVVVGAVTLAIGVAAQGVIGSIVSGIALVFDPEFNVGDFIEWSDGSGVVQSITLRVTRVRTQNGELVTIPNTILTSQAITRPYRKGNYRVVETIGLAYETDIEVALDHLEAVALELDTILDAPTPHAYLHEFGNDAVIVQVHFWIEDPDRSDVFSIRSAYAKAVKARLEEADITLSPASKRYLEGRIDVDESG
- a CDS encoding CoA ester lyase, which translates into the protein MARRSLLFTPGDRPSMMRKAPEAGADVLVFDLEDAVSPDAKDAARAAVRDVLSDPSFDPAVEVFVRLNPVGLSADEDLDVLAEADGRPDGVMLPKIGDADDVTTGARMLEEHDFPQRIIPLAESAGGVLHAEGIAAADATVAIAFGAEDLAADIGATRTEEGVEVLHAREHVVLAAGAAGVDAIDTVFTDFEDTAGLEEDARFAVRLGYDGKLAIHPDQVDPINRAFTPDGADVEWARRVVAAREESGQGVFSVDGEMIDAPLLAQAERILERADAADSS